One Candidatus Aminicenantes bacterium genomic window carries:
- a CDS encoding CsbD family protein translates to MGEIIDKSKGKIKQAVGDLTGNDRLRREGQRDELRGEVKGAVKDVKRAVKKALK, encoded by the coding sequence ATGGGCGAAATCATCGACAAGAGCAAGGGCAAGATCAAGCAGGCCGTGGGGGATTTGACCGGCAACGACAGACTCCGGCGCGAGGGCCAGCGGGATGAGCTCCGCGGCGAGGTCAAGGGCGCGGTCAAGGACGTCAAGCGCGCGGTCAAAAAAGCCCTGAAGTGA
- a CDS encoding LPXTG cell wall anchor domain-containing protein, which yields MSTTTLIIVIIVLVLLFGGGGGYYLRRRR from the coding sequence ATGAGCACAACGACGCTGATCATTGTCATTATCGTATTGGTCCTCTTGTTCGGAGGGGGCGGCGGCTATTATTTGCGCCGACGGCGGTGA